CTGTAGTGGCTGCTGTCATATCAAATACTTTGATAACGGAGCTTCCCTGACTGCCCAGATAACGGCTATCACCGCCGCAAATGTTATCTGCGATGATCCTGCCCTGTTTATTGGCAGGTCCTGCTAAAGAGATTAGTGCATCCTCACCCGTAACATAATGTTTTACCTGAACTGCATCACCTGCAGCATAAATGTCCGGTACAGAGGTTTCCATCCTGTCATTCACTACTATACTTTCCTTGATGCCAAGTTCCAGACCCGCTTCTTTTGCTAATGCTGTGTCTGGTGTAACGCCGATTGCCAGTACTACCATATCAGCCTGAAGGGATGGATTATCTTTCAATAGAACCTCCACTCCATTGTCTTTTTCTTTAAATCCTTCTACTGTATAGCCCAGTACCAGTTTTATCCCGTGTTTTCTCATTTCACTATGAATCATCGATGCCATATCCGGATCAAAAGGATTCATCAGCTGCTTAGGCCGCTGGACAATTGTAACATCCATGCCTAGCTCCCTCAAATTTTCTGCCAGTTCCAGACCAATAAAGCCACCACCTGCCAATACAACCGATTTTGGATGATTCTTATTTATATATTTCTTTATCCGAAAAGTATCTTCTACTGTACGAAGTGTAAAAAGCTTATCAATACCTACTCCAGGAAGTCTCGGCTGTGTTGGCTTTGCACCTGGAGAGAGAATCAGCTTATCATAGTTTTCTTCAAATATCTCACCGTTTTCCAAATTTTTCACTGAAACAGTTTTACGAGCCGGATGTATGGAGATCACTTCATGATGAATTTTCATATTGATGTGGAAGCGTTTAAAAAAGCTCTCTGGTGTCTGTAATGTAAGTTCTTCTGGATCTGTGATCACATCTCCAATATAATATGGAAGCCCACAATTCGCATAGGATATGTATCCAGATCTTTCAAATACAGTAATTTCTGCATGTTCATCCAGTCTGCGTATCCTTGCTGCAGCTGTAGCTCCTCCGGCTACACCGCCTACGATTATTACCTTCATCTTATTTTTCCACCTTTCCTCATTAAAGCATTTCTAAAATCGCCTTCTTAGGTCTTGCCCCTGAAACCTTTGTTACAATCTTCCCATTCTTCATAACCACCAAAGTTGGAATACTCATAATACCAAATTTACTTGCCAGTTCAGGCTGCTCATCCACATTGATCTTTCCAACTTTAATATCAGGGCGTTCACTTGCAATTTCTTCTATGATAGGAACCACCATACGACAAGGAGCACACCAAGGAGCCCAAAAGTCTAAAAGAACAGTTTTCTCGGAATCCATTATTTCATTCTGAAAATTATTTTTATTGATATTAATAGCAGACATTTTACAGTCCTCCTTTTTTTCTTTTATGGTTTTATTATAATCTGAAATTCATTTATTTTCTGTGATATCATCACATTATTATCATGTTTGAGAAAAGAAAAACCTCCGCAAACATTACGTCTGCGAAGGTCGTTTTCTTGTGATCCATAAAAATGTACAGGTAAAAATAATTCCCTTTACAATTGAGGTTGAAGAAATAGCCCACCATATTCCATCCAGACCCATAATACCTCCAAGAATGATCGACAGCGGAATTCTTGCACTGGTAAAAGCTATACTGATGATACTGCAGAGTCGGGTTCTGCCGAGCCCTGATAATG
This Anaerobutyricum hallii DNA region includes the following protein-coding sequences:
- the trxA gene encoding thioredoxin; this translates as MSAININKNNFQNEIMDSEKTVLLDFWAPWCAPCRMVVPIIEEIASERPDIKVGKINVDEQPELASKFGIMSIPTLVVMKNGKIVTKVSGARPKKAILEML
- a CDS encoding FAD-dependent oxidoreductase codes for the protein MKVIIVGGVAGGATAAARIRRLDEHAEITVFERSGYISYANCGLPYYIGDVITDPEELTLQTPESFFKRFHINMKIHHEVISIHPARKTVSVKNLENGEIFEENYDKLILSPGAKPTQPRLPGVGIDKLFTLRTVEDTFRIKKYINKNHPKSVVLAGGGFIGLELAENLRELGMDVTIVQRPKQLMNPFDPDMASMIHSEMRKHGIKLVLGYTVEGFKEKDNGVEVLLKDNPSLQADMVVLAIGVTPDTALAKEAGLELGIKESIVVNDRMETSVPDIYAAGDAVQVKHYVTGEDALISLAGPANKQGRIIADNICGGDSRYLGSQGSSVIKVFDMTAATTGINETNAKKSGLDIDTVILSPMSHADYYPGGKVMTMKVVFEKDTYRLLGAQIIGYEGVDKRIDVLATAIHAGLRATQLKDLDLAYAPPYSSAKDPVNMAGFMIDNIEKGTLKQWHLEDMDKISKDKNVVLLDVRTVDEFSRGHIDGFKNIPVDELRERISEIEKGKPVYLICQSGLRSYIASRILEGNGYETYNFSGGFRFYDTVVNDRALIERAYACGMDY